The genomic region ATGGCCGCTTCGCGCAGTTCCGGGCCGCGCAGACCCAGCGGATGCCGGGGGGCGGCCCATGCCAGCACCCGGTGCAGCCGACCGCCCTGCCCGGCCATCTCCACGACCACCTCAACCGGTTGCTGGGGTCTCCCCAGTGCGGCGTACAGCGGCCAGAGCGGGCAAGCCGCCCCAAAGCGCGGCAAGGGAAACCCGGATGTGGGCTTGCGAAAGGTCAGCGTGCCTGACGCATCGCAGGTGACCAGCCCGGCCCCAAGGTCCGGCAAGGCCGCCAAGCGACGCATGACCATCATCGGATCACAGTTGAACCGTTCGGCAAGGGCAAAGGGGTCAGGTCCCAACGCAGCCACCGCCGCCACAAATTCCGCCATCGGCAGCGCCGTCGCATCTGCCGCCGCCCGGACCAGATGCGCCCGTGCCAGCATGCGCGCAGCGGTTGAGGCGAGCGCCGCCACCTCATCCCCGCAGCCCTGCGCAAGGGTGGCATCGTCAAACCCCCAGCCGCGCGCCTTCAGCCAATCTTCCACCTCTTCCTGCGGGGCCGCGATGCCCTGTTCCGCCATGGCTGTGCCCGCGTCCAGATAGGCCACCAGTGCCTCGGCCCCGGCGGCAAGGCGTTCGCTGTCGTGATGCAGGTTCTGGTGGAACCGGCCCGCCCATTGCGGATCAAGATCCTCGGTCTCCGCCAGAATAGACGCGGTCGCCCGGACCGAGGACAGCGACGACAGCACCTCATGCAACGATTGCGACAGGTGCGGGTCATGCGTCATCCGGTCGTTCAACGCCTCGACGGCGCGCTCCAGCGTTTGCACCCGGACATCCAGCGCCACCAGCAGGCCCGCCCAACCTGGAAACCGGCTGGCAAAATCCTCCAGCCCCGCAAGCTCGACCGCCAAAGCGCCCCCGCGCGCGGCCGAACTCTTCAGCCCCTCGATCAGCGCTGCATCAGCCCCTTCGGCAAGCGCCGCCCGATCAAACCCAAGGGCATCGGCAAGCCGCACCAGCAGCGCCCCTCCGACCCTGCGCCGGTCATGTTCGATCAGGTTGAGGTAGGATGCCGAGATCCCCACCGACGCCGCGACATCGGCCTGCCGCAGCCCGGCGGCAAGACGGCGTTCGCGCAGACGGGTTCCGGTCAAGGCGGACAGTGGCATGGGGGACCTGTGTTTCTTTACACAGATTTACAGGATGCGCCGCACTTCACAACATCTGAAAAGAAAGACGCGCCCAGGTTGCCCCGGGCGCGTCCAAGCCTTCAATCCCGATCAGTTCGCGAGCGCTGCGTCCGTGATGGCGCTGGTCCAGGCCCCTTCCGGCGCCTTGGTGATCACCGGGTCCGACCCGCCTGCCAGCAGCGTGGCCACCGTGCGCTCTGCCGCAGCCACGTCCAAGGCACCGTTCGAGCCTGCCGTCAGCTTGGCAATCTCGCCCATCATGCGCTTCTGGTGGTTTTCGGTCTGCGCACCGGTCTGGTCATTTTCCAGCACGATCATCGCGGCTTCGTCGCTGTTGGCCTCGGCGTATTTCCAGCCCTTCATGCTGGCACGGACAAACTTGACCATCGTCTCGGCAAAGGCCGGGTCGGCCAGACGGTCTTCCAGCACATAAAGCCCGTCTTCCAGCGTGGCGACGCCCTGATCTTCATACTTGAACGTCACCAGCTGCTCCGGCGTGATCCCGGCGTCGATCACCTGCCAGTATTCGTTGTAGGTCATGGTAGAAATGCAGGCCGCCTGCTTTTGCAGCAAGGGATCAACGTTGAAGCCCTGCTTCAGCACCGTCACCCCACCGGGCGAACCATCGGTGGCCAGCCCCAGCGTCGCCATCCAGGACAGGAACGGGTATTCGTTGCCGAAGAACCAGACACCCAGCGTCTTGTCCGCGAAATCTGCCGGAGTCTTGATCCCGGTTTCCGCAAGGCAGGTCAGCATCATGCCGGACGAGGCGAAGGGCTGCGCAATGTTCACCAGCGGCAGACCCTTTTCGCGCGCCGCAAGGGCGGCCGGCATCCAGTCCACCATCACGTCGGCGCCACCACCTGCGATCACCTGCGTCGGTGCGATGTCGGGGCCGCCCGGAAGGATGGTGACATTCAGCCCCTCTTCCTCATAGAACCCTTTCGCCTGCGCCACATAGTAGCCTGCGAACTGTGCCTGGGTCACCCACTTCAGTTGCAGCGTCACGTCCTCGGCCTGCGCGCCGGTGCCAAGTGCCGCGACGAATGCGGCGGTCATCAATCTTTTCATCGTCTTCTCCCGTGTTGGGCCCGTTCCCCGGGCCATTGGTTAATGTCTTTGCCGTCAGTGTCTTTGCGAAGGGTGCCAGAAGGTCACCCACCGTTCGATCAGCGTGATCAGCCCGTACAGCGCCGACCCCGCCAATGCCGCGACCGCAATCGTGGCCCAAACCATGTCAAGGCCAAGCCGTCCCACCTCGGTCGAGATGCGGAACCCCATGCCATAGATCGGACTGCCGAAAAACTCGGCAACAATCGCGCCGATCAGGGCCAGAGTCGATGCAATTTTAAGCCCGTTGAAGATGAAGGGCATGGCGGCGGGCAGCCGCAGCTTCCACAGGCTTTGCCAGTAGGACGCCCCCCAGGTGGCCATCAGATCGCGCTGCATCCGCTCGCTGGCCTGCAAGCCCGCCACCATGTTCACAAGGATCGGGAAGAACACCATCACCACCACGACGGCGGCCTTTGACTGCCAGTCAAACCCGAACCACATCACCAGAATGGGGGCGAGGCCAACGATGGGCAAGGCGGCCACAAAGTTGCCCACCGGCAGCAACCCCCGCTGCAGGAAGGGCGACCGATCAATCGCCACGGCCACCACAAAAGCCGCCCCCGCCCCGATCAGGAACCCGGGGATCGCGCCCTTCAGGATGGTCTGGGCAAAGTCGGCCCAAAGGGTCGGCAGCTCAACCGCGATTTTGGCCGCAATCACGCTGGGCGCGGGCAGGATCACCGGTGCCACCCCAAGGCCGCGGACCAGCCCTTCCCACAGGACCAGCACCGTCGCGCCAAAGATCAGCGGGACCAGAAGCCTGCCGAAAGGTCTGCGGGCCAGCGCGCTGCCGGCCAGCGCCACGTTCAGCGCCCATGCCCCCAGCCACACCGCGACTGCCACCCAAAGCGCCGTCATGCCGGCACCCCCATCCGCCTGCGCGCCATTCCCTCCAGAAGCCCCACGGTGACGATCAGCAGCCCCGCCAGGATCGCCGCCGCAAACAGCGCCGCCCACATGATCAGGGGCTCGCCGAACTGTGACCCGATCAGCATCCGCGCGCCCAACCCCTCAATCGCGCCGGTCGGCAACTCCCCGACGATGGTCCCGACCAGCGACGCCGCAATCGCCACCTTCAGGGAGGCAAAGAAATACGGCATCGAGGCTGGCAGCCGCAGCTTCAGGAATGTCGCCGCCTCGCTTGCGCCATAGGTCCGCAGCAGATCAAGCTGCATCTGGTCCGGGCTGCGCAGGCCTTTCACCATGCTGACCAGCACCGGGAAGAACGACAGGTATGCCGCGATGATCGCCTTCGGCACATCGCGCCCGGTCAGCCCCAACTGGCTGGACACCACGATGATCATCGGAGCCAGCGCCACAATGGGAATGGTCTGACTGATAATCGCCCAGGGCATCACGCTCATGTCCATCACCCGGAACCGGACAATCGACATCGCCAGCGCCACACCAACGATGATCCCCAGGGCGAACCCCATCATCGTGCCCTTGAAGGTCACATAGCCATGATAGACTAGGCTGCGCTTCGACGTGACCGCCTGCCCGAACAGCCCCTTCCACAGCTCCGCCCCCACCTGATGCGGCGGCGGCAGCAGCGGGCGGTCCTGCGTCATGGTCTGCGGCACCATCTCGGCGAAAGAGACTGTCGTCCCCGCCCGCTCGGCCTGGTCATAGACCCAGGTGGAGTTCATCCAGACCGCAGCCGCGTACCAGATCACCACGATCCCGGCGAGGACGGTGAGAATTGGAAGCGCGCGGCTCATCCTTTCGCCCCCGCTGGCCAGGCGATCATCGCCACCGCAACCACCCCCAGCGCCATTCCGGCGATCTGCAACCCCGTCGGCCGCTCACCAAAGATGAACCAGGCCACCAGCCCGATCATCACCAGCTGCACGATGGAGGAGACCGAGATCGCCACCGCAAGCCCGCTTTCCCGCATCAGCCGCACCATCATCAGGTTGCCGACACAGAACAGCGCCAACGCCACCAGCAGTACCCAGACCTGAGCACTCGTGACATAGGCCCGCAGCACCGAATTCGCGGTGATGAACACCGCCATCGCGACCGCCAGCCACAGCATCAGCGCACCGCTCATCGGGCGCCCCGCGCGCAAGATGAAGACCCCATGCCAGCCCCGCGCATGGCGACGGAAGGAAGATGCAAGGAAGACGGGGAAAAGACAGCAGTTTCAGTCATCCTGATGCCCGGCCCGCAGCCCCTCCCGCACCCGATGCGCGATCTCGATGAACTCCCGGCTGTCGCGGATATCCAGCGGGCGATCCTTCGGCAAAGGCGAGTCGATGATGTCGGTGATCCGACCGGGACGCGGAGACATGACGACGATCTTGGTCGACAGATACACGGCCTCGGGGATGGAGTGGGTGACAAAGCCGATGGTCTTGCCCGTACGCGCCCAAAGCTTCAGCACCTCTTCGTTCAGCCGGTCCCGCACGATTTCATCCAGCGCCCCAAAGGGTTCGTCCATCAGCAGGATATCCGCATCAAACGCCAGCGCCCGCGCGATGCTGGCGCGCTGCTGCATGCCCCCGGAAAGCTGCCATGGGAACTTCTTGCCAAACCCCGAAAGCTCCACCAAGTCCAGCACCCGGTCTACCCGTTGATCCTGCTCCGCCTTGGAAAACCCCATGATTTCCAGCGGCAGCCGGATGTTCCCACTGATGGTCCGCCAAGGATACAACCCCGCGGCCTGAAAGACATAGCCATAGGCCCGCTTCCTGCGCGCCTCATCCGGGGTCATCCCGTTGACCGTCAGCGTGCCACCAGTCGGATGCTCCAATGCCGCGATGGCGCGCAGGAAGGTGGTCTTCCCGCACCCGCTCGGCCCGATGAAGCTGACGAAATCGCCCCGGTTGATCGTCAGATCAACGTCCTTCAGCGCCTGCACCGGCCCGTCCGCCGTCTGGAACACCAGCTGCAGTCCCTTGGCCTCGATCACCGGCTGATGCGCGTTCAGCGTGTCCTTCACCCAAAGATCCCTTCACATTCCCGTAGCCTTGCCGTGCCAGTCTTGCACCAGCCCGCGTCGCTTACCACCTCGTCCGAAACCGGAGGACCGCCATGCTGACCAATGCCCCGCAGACGACCCTCGCCTTCGCGCCTTCGCCCGAAGACCTGGACGACATCGATTTCACCGCCCCCCTGATCGCCTTCGCGCCGCCAATCCGGGATGACGAGGAAAGCGAACCCGGGGAGCCGTGATTTAGGCATCACACCCCCGTCGCCGGCACGCCCGTCCGCACCACCGGCCTCGGCGCGGTCAGATCTTTCCACTGGGTCAACGCCTTGTTGATCGCGGGCCGTGGTTCGCGGGCGAAAAACTTGCCGTGGCCTTCCTGCGTCTTCACCTCGCCATCATGGATCGCCACCATCCCCCGCGTCAGGGTAAAGCGGGGGAGGCCCTTGACCGTCTTGCCCTCAAACAC from Tabrizicola piscis harbors:
- a CDS encoding XRE family transcriptional regulator, with amino-acid sequence MPLSALTGTRLRERRLAAGLRQADVAASVGISASYLNLIEHDRRRVGGALLVRLADALGFDRAALAEGADAALIEGLKSSAARGGALAVELAGLEDFASRFPGWAGLLVALDVRVQTLERAVEALNDRMTHDPHLSQSLHEVLSSLSSVRATASILAETEDLDPQWAGRFHQNLHHDSERLAAGAEALVAYLDAGTAMAEQGIAAPQEEVEDWLKARGWGFDDATLAQGCGDEVAALASTAARMLARAHLVRAAADATALPMAEFVAAVAALGPDPFALAERFNCDPMMVMRRLAALPDLGAGLVTCDASGTLTFRKPTSGFPLPRFGAACPLWPLYAALGRPQQPVEVVVEMAGQGGRLHRVLAWAAPRHPLGLRGPELREAAMLILPEDQPRQTALPIGSSCRICPRPACPARREPSILSEARGGDALTADAAAKGF
- a CDS encoding ABC transporter substrate-binding protein, translating into MKRLMTAAFVAALGTGAQAEDVTLQLKWVTQAQFAGYYVAQAKGFYEEEGLNVTILPGGPDIAPTQVIAGGGADVMVDWMPAALAAREKGLPLVNIAQPFASSGMMLTCLAETGIKTPADFADKTLGVWFFGNEYPFLSWMATLGLATDGSPGGVTVLKQGFNVDPLLQKQAACISTMTYNEYWQVIDAGITPEQLVTFKYEDQGVATLEDGLYVLEDRLADPAFAETMVKFVRASMKGWKYAEANSDEAAMIVLENDQTGAQTENHQKRMMGEIAKLTAGSNGALDVAAAERTVATLLAGGSDPVITKAPEGAWTSAITDAALAN
- a CDS encoding ABC transporter permease; the encoded protein is MTALWVAVAVWLGAWALNVALAGSALARRPFGRLLVPLIFGATVLVLWEGLVRGLGVAPVILPAPSVIAAKIAVELPTLWADFAQTILKGAIPGFLIGAGAAFVVAVAIDRSPFLQRGLLPVGNFVAALPIVGLAPILVMWFGFDWQSKAAVVVVMVFFPILVNMVAGLQASERMQRDLMATWGASYWQSLWKLRLPAAMPFIFNGLKIASTLALIGAIVAEFFGSPIYGMGFRISTEVGRLGLDMVWATIAVAALAGSALYGLITLIERWVTFWHPSQRH
- a CDS encoding ABC transporter permease codes for the protein MSRALPILTVLAGIVVIWYAAAVWMNSTWVYDQAERAGTTVSFAEMVPQTMTQDRPLLPPPHQVGAELWKGLFGQAVTSKRSLVYHGYVTFKGTMMGFALGIIVGVALAMSIVRFRVMDMSVMPWAIISQTIPIVALAPMIIVVSSQLGLTGRDVPKAIIAAYLSFFPVLVSMVKGLRSPDQMQLDLLRTYGASEAATFLKLRLPASMPYFFASLKVAIAASLVGTIVGELPTGAIEGLGARMLIGSQFGEPLIMWAALFAAAILAGLLIVTVGLLEGMARRRMGVPA
- a CDS encoding ABC transporter ATP-binding protein, whose amino-acid sequence is MKDTLNAHQPVIEAKGLQLVFQTADGPVQALKDVDLTINRGDFVSFIGPSGCGKTTFLRAIAALEHPTGGTLTVNGMTPDEARRKRAYGYVFQAAGLYPWRTISGNIRLPLEIMGFSKAEQDQRVDRVLDLVELSGFGKKFPWQLSGGMQQRASIARALAFDADILLMDEPFGALDEIVRDRLNEEVLKLWARTGKTIGFVTHSIPEAVYLSTKIVVMSPRPGRITDIIDSPLPKDRPLDIRDSREFIEIAHRVREGLRAGHQDD